A DNA window from Anastrepha ludens isolate Willacy chromosome 6, idAnaLude1.1, whole genome shotgun sequence contains the following coding sequences:
- the LOC128867007 gene encoding uncharacterized protein LOC128867007, with the protein MPKVYKQNFRDAWLQDEEFKQWIRKDCTDPTRAYCAYCKSSIGAKLFDIRHHAASKKHVAVMGACTQKNKLHFVPKSTKTQEQEAALCLHIAKHSAIATSDHLSKLCVEQFSACKAAANIKLGRTKCTYIIKNVLAMHFISDLRSDIGDSGFSLLLDESTDISVEKILGVAICYFSKSKWDVVSTFLGLEQIDAGDAISIADAVKSLLLSNNLKISNLIGIGTDNANVMTGSKKSVYTELRKSVPSLKLLKCVCHSVQLAVTKSCTKVLPDNLEFLVHETYSWFSKSCSRQLNYKKVYQCINDNKNPLKIPRVCDTRWLSIESAVSRIVDQWTELKLHFELAATTEKCHKAHILNGLYKDDTNYLYLVFLKPILKEMQSLNKNFQARNGNPTQLLSDVIVAINSLKSKIIPPNHEINILEDDLENAAVPNMYLGYAFEQKIKEAQFLSQELEIRKICMEFVKELIIQLRERLPDNIEIMQLVNLFSVQNMLKVSKSKEIFKVLEYFECKNIENIQLQIEKINFIKWEFVEDTSKFWTEVIKYKDAGNNNPFSDLAEFALKILSLPWSNAEVERIFSQMNIVKSKLRNAMSLKTLNAIMYIRYGLERHGKCCHNYVLPNEYLSQITSSEKYSDVCEADELDNILSIL; encoded by the exons ATGCCAAAAGTCTACAAGCAAAATTTTCGTGATGCCTGGCTTCAAGACGAGGAGTTTAAGCAATGGATTCGCAAGGATTGCACTGATCCAACGCGAGCATATTGTGCCTACTGCAAATCCTCAATAGGCGCAAAGCTTTTTGACATTCGCCACCACGCTGCCTCAAAAAAACATGTAGCTGTGATGGGCGCATGTACCCAGAAAAATAAGTTGCATTTCGTTCCAAAGTCGACCAAAACGCAGGAGCAGGAAGCAGCACTATGTCTGCATATTGCCAAACACTCAGCGATTGCGACAAGTGATCATTTGTCGAAGTTGTGTGTTGAGCAGTTTTCAGCTTGCAAAGCTGCTGCAAATATAAAACTAGGCAGAACGAAGTGCACCTACATCATTAAAAATGTACTGGCAATGCATTTTATTAGCGATTTAAGAAGCGACATCGGAGACTCAGGCTTTAGTCTTCTATTGGACGAGTCTACTGACATCAGCGTCGAAAAAATTCTTG GAGTTGCTATTTGTTACTTCAGTAAGAGTAAATGGGATGTAGTATCAACGTTTCTAGGACTCGAGCAAATCGATGCTGGAGACGCCATTTCCATAGCAGATGCTGTAAAAAGCTTGCttttatcaaataatttaaaaatatccaatTTAATTGGCATAGGCACTGACAACGCTAATGTAATGACTGGCTCCAAAAAGAGTGTATACACAGAGTTGAGGAAATCAGTTCCCTCTCTGaaacttttaaaatgtgtatgtcATTCAGTTCAACTAGCTGTTACAAAGTCGTGCACAAAAGTTTTACCGGACAACCTGGAATTTCTTGTGCATGAGACTTACTCCTGGTTTTCGAAAAGTTGTAGTCgccaattaaattataaaaaggtGTATCAATGCATAAATGATAACAAg aATCCCTTAAAAATACCGAGAGTATGTGACACAAGATGGTTGTCGATAGAGAGTGCGGTTTCTCGTATCGTGGATCAGTGGACGGAGCTGAAGCTGCATTTCGAGTTAGCAGCTACTACTGAAAAGTGTCACAAAGCTCACATTCTAAACGGATTGTATAAAGACGATACAAATTATCTGTATTTGGTGTTTTTAAAGCCAATTCTAAAAGAGATGCAAAGTCTTAATAAAAACTTCCAAGCACGGAATGGAAACCCAACCCAATTACTTTCCGATGTAATTGTGGCCATAAATTCGCTTAAATCTAAAATAATACCACCAAATCATGAAATTAACATTTTAGAAGATGATTTGGAAAATGCAGCAGTGCCTAATATGTATTTGGGCTATgcttttgagcaaaaaattaaagaggcTCAATTTCTATCACAGGAGCtggaaattagaaaaatttgcatgGAATTTGTTAAAGAATTAATAATCCAACTACGTGAAAG GTTGCCagataatatagaaataatgcaactggtaaatttattttctgtacAAAACATGCTAAAAGtttcaaaaagtaaagaaattttcaaagtattagaatattttgaatgtaaaaacattgaaaatattcaattgcaaattgaaaaaattaattttataaaatgggAGTTTGTAGAGGACACCAGCAAATTTTGGACGGAAGTTATTAAGTACAAAGACGCTGGAAATAATAATCCGTTTAGCGACTTAGCGGAATTCGCCTTAAAAATTCTTTCTCTGCCGTGGTCGAATGCAGAAGTTGAGCGGATATTCTCACAAATGAACATCGTTAAGAGCAAATTACGCAACGCCATGAGCCTTAAAACATTAAATGCAATAATGTATATAAG ATATGGACTAGAAAGACATGGCAAATGTTGCCATAATTATGTCCTGCCAAATGAATATTTGAGTCAAATAACAAGCAGTGAAAAATATTCTGATGTATGTGAAGCTGACGAGCTAGACAATATTTTAAGTATCCTTTAG